One genomic segment of Syngnathus acus chromosome 1, fSynAcu1.2, whole genome shotgun sequence includes these proteins:
- the LOC119128096 gene encoding zinc finger CCCH domain-containing protein 6-like isoform X4, with product MSFTNLFASLSGSDATSFTVRGDIDKVQSTTSKKRTSEGEQPGPHTKKQRNWTQASKPDLDTQDYSKSFDYHVQLTDHKNKRAGFTKGSPYNCANQVSYSGPKFQTNHNGNRQQQTKQTKQQKGRQQKRGQPQNGGGRHQTKSSRKPADRTERRNHIQNRIKTRPVKYFTEEFKEQNILLVNEQMVCRHFLHGKCIKGDNCQMQHIEPENDLVKTRCKYYMQGACMKGEKCPFMHNILCFSQNKVIVDSTTVYGI from the exons atGTCTTTCACAAACCTCTTCGCGAGTCTTTCTGGAAGTGATGCGACGTCTTTTACAGTCAG GGGCGACATTGACAAGGTTCAAAGTACTACAAGCAAAAAGAGGACGAGCGAGGGTGAGCAACCTGGTCCCCATACAAAG AAGCAACGTAACTGGACACAGGCAAGCAAGCCCGATTTGGACACCCAAGATTATTCCAAGTCGTTTGACTATCACGTGCAGCTCACTGACCACAAGAATAAAAGGGCTGGCTTCACCAAGGGGTCACCATATAACTGTGCCAATCAGGTCAGTTACAGTGGCCCCAAAtttcaaacaaaccacaatggCAACCGGCAACAACAGACAAAACAGACCAAGCAGCAGAAAGGTCGACAGCAGAAGCGAGGACAGCCTCAAAATGGAGGGGGACGCCATCAGACAaaaagttcaaggaaacctGCAGACAGAACAGAACGCAGAAATCATATACAGAACAGAATTAAGACTCGG cCAGTCAAATATTTCACAGAAGAGTTTAAGGAACAGAATATTTTGTTGGTGAATGAACAAATGGTTTGCCGACATTTTCTTCATGGAAAGTGCATCAAG GGTGACAACTGTCAAATGCAACACATTGAGCCTGAGAACGATCTCGTCAAAACGCGTTGCAAGTATTACATGCAGGGAGCCTGCATGAAAGGGGAGAAATGCCCGTTTATGCACAATATCCTTTGCTTTAGCCAAAACAAAGTCATAGTGGACTCCACTACAG